From the genome of Chroicocephalus ridibundus chromosome 1, bChrRid1.1, whole genome shotgun sequence, one region includes:
- the LOC134511430 gene encoding neuronal acetylcholine receptor subunit alpha-10-like, with the protein MTLKRNQVLTSYLWVRQAWLDAHLAWDKDAYGGIDSIRIPSSYVWRPAIIILYNDADDGFGGSVETNVVLRSDGHITWDSPAITKSSCKVDVSYLPFDGQRCRLTFGSWSYNGNQIDLRNRLDTGDLTDFVENVEWEALGMPATRNVITYGCCSEPYPDVTYTLLLRRRASFYIFSLLLPCIMVSFLAPLGFYLPADSGEKVSLGVTVLLALTVFQLLVVESTQPSESVPFIGKYYIATMTMITASTALTIFIMNVHHCGPGPRPVPPWARWLILHHMARLCCVYEVGESCKSPRRVLGRQACREDTGGLGESPMEGEVGAEAGGCPRDCCLCHHDGLLRNMGYVASCCRHHQASQRWTGEWKKVAKVMDRFFMWVFFLMVFLMSVLVLGNAA; encoded by the exons aggaaccaggtcctcacctcctacctgtgggtccgtcaggcctggctggatgcccacctcgcctgggacaaggacgcttacggcggcatcgacagcatccgcatccccagcagctacgtctggcggccggccatcatcatcctctacaacga cgccgacgacggctttggcggctcggtggagaccaacgtggtgctgcgctccgacgggcacatcacgtgggactcgcccgccatcaccaagagctcctgcaaggtggatgtctcctacttgcccttcgacgggcagcggtgccgcctcaccttcggctcctggagctACAatgggaaccagatcgacctccgcaACCGGCTGGACACCGGGGACCTGACGGACTTCGTGGAGAACGTGGAGTGGGAGGCGCTGGGCATG ccgGCCACGAGGAACGTCATCACCTACGGCTGCTGCTCCGAGCCCTACCCTGACGTCACCTACACgctgctcctccgccgccgcgcctccttctac atcttcagcctgctcctgccctgcatcatGGTCTCCTTCCTGGCACCCCTTGGCTTCTACCTGCCGGCCGACTCCGGGGAGAAGGTCTCACTGggggtgacagtgctgctggccctcaccgtcttccagctgctggtggtggagagcaCGCAGCCCTCGGAGAGCGTCCCGTTCATCG ggaagtactacatcgccaccatgaccatgatcacagcctccaccgcgctgaccatcttcatcatgaacgtccaccactgcggcccggggccccggcccgtgcccccctgggccaggtggctcatcctccaccacatggcccggctctgctgtgtctacgaggtgggcgagagctgcaagagcccccggcgggtgctgggcaggcaggcgtgcagggaggacactggggggctgggggagagccccatggagggggaggtgggtgccgaggcagggggctgtccccgggactgctgcctgtgccaccacgatggcctgctgaggaacatggGCTACGTCGCCAGCTGCTgccggcatcaccaagcctcccagcgctggaccggcgagtggaagaaggtggccaaggtgatggaccgcttcttcatgtgggtcttcttcctcatggtcttcctcatgagtgtgctggtcctgggcaatgctgcatga